TCGCGGGTATCGAGGCGATGCGCGCGGGAGCGGACTCCCCGACGGCCGCCGCTCAGTAACCGCGCTCCACGTCCACCGCCAGCTCCGGCCGGCGGCCCTCCTGTACGGCCTCCCAGCAGGCGGCGAAGTCCTGGGCCACGTCCTCGTCGGCGGTGATCCCCGCGGAGTGCGAGGTGATCACCGTACGGGGCAGCCGCCAGACCGGGTCGCCGGGCGCGGCCGGCTCCTCCGCCAGCACGTCCAGCACCGCGCGCCGCACCCCGCCGCCCCGCAGTGCTCCCTCCAGCGCCCCCAGGTCCACCGTCGCGCCCCGCCCCACGTTGACGAACGTCGCGCCCCGCACCGCCGCGAACCGCCGCGCCCCGAAGAACCCCTCCGTCGCCCCGGTCGACGGCAGCGCGGCCACCACCCACCGCGCCCCCGCCAGCTCCTCCGCGTCCTTCTCCGCCCCGATCACCCGGTCGAAGCCCGGCGGGGGCGGCCCGGTCCGCACGGTGCGTCCCACGCCCACCGTCCGCACGCCACAGGCGCGCAGCAGCCCGGCGACGGCCCCGCCGATGCGCCCGGTGCCGTAGACGAGGGCGGTCTGCCCGGCGACCAGCTCGGAGGGCAGGCGGCGCCACTCGGCCCGGGCGTGCTGGGCGGCGTGCTCGGGGACGGCCTGGCACTCGGCGAGCACCCAGCCCAGGACGTACTGCGCGATCCGCTCGCCCATCCGCCCGACGGTCCGGGTCAGCAGCGCGTTGGCGGGCCAGGGACCGGCGGCGAGCAGCGGGTCCGTACCGGCGTTGACACTGTGGAACCAGAGCAGCCGGTCGGTCGCCCGCAGGGCCTCGGGGAGCGCGGCCCCGACGCAGAGGAGAGGACCACGGCCATCGGCCACCGCGCCGCCCCAGGGCTCGGCGCCCCGCCCGCTGATCCGCTCCAACTCCCGTACGAGAGAGGCACTCAGCTCAGGCGCGACGACCAGCCGCGCCCCCACGAGAAGCTCCGCCCCGGGCACCACCCCAGGAGCCCCAGGCACCGCAGGCAACCTGGACATCTCAGGCACCCCACCAGCCCCAGGCACCTCATCGGCCCCAGCCACCGGCCCCGCGCCTGTCGTCACCGGCCCGGCGCCAGATGGGCCGGGAAGCCGCCGGTGGCGACCGGGCCCCAGCGCTCCGGGGTGACCCGGATGATCGACTTGCCCTGCTTCACCATCGCGGCCCGGTACTCGTCCCAGTCCGGGTGCTCACCGGAGATGTTCCGGAAGTATTCGACGAGCGGCTCCACGGACTCCGGGGCGTCGAGGACCTCCGCCACGCCGTCGACCTGCACCCACGGCCCGTCCCACTCGTCGGAGAGGACGATCACGCTGACCCGCTCGTCGCGCTTGGCGTTGCGGGTCTTGGCGCGCTCCGGGTACGTCGACATGACGATCCGGCCCGCGTCGTCGACCCCGCAGGTCAGCGGGGAGCCCTGGGGGCGGCCGTCGGCCCGGGCGGTCAGCAGGATCGCCCGGTGCCGGGGCCGTACGAACGCCAGCAACTCATCGAGGTCGACGGCGGTGTTGGTCGCGATGTTGGGAGCCATGACGACCACCCTACGACCGGTGGTTCCTCCGCCCACGTCAGCGAACCACCCCCCGGGACCGCTACCCGGGCAGGGCGTCGCCCTGGACCGCCTGGATGTCCAGCTCCACCCGCAGAGTGGTCCCGATGGCGGAGATGCCCGTCTGGATGACCTGGTTGTAGTTC
This DNA window, taken from Streptomyces griseus subsp. griseus, encodes the following:
- a CDS encoding NAD(P)-dependent oxidoreductase gives rise to the protein MSRLPAVPGAPGVVPGAELLVGARLVVAPELSASLVRELERISGRGAEPWGGAVADGRGPLLCVGAALPEALRATDRLLWFHSVNAGTDPLLAAGPWPANALLTRTVGRMGERIAQYVLGWVLAECQAVPEHAAQHARAEWRRLPSELVAGQTALVYGTGRIGGAVAGLLRACGVRTVGVGRTVRTGPPPPGFDRVIGAEKDAEELAGARWVVAALPSTGATEGFFGARRFAAVRGATFVNVGRGATVDLGALEGALRGGGVRRAVLDVLAEEPAAPGDPVWRLPRTVITSHSAGITADEDVAQDFAACWEAVQEGRRPELAVDVERGY
- a CDS encoding PPOX class F420-dependent oxidoreductase → MAPNIATNTAVDLDELLAFVRPRHRAILLTARADGRPQGSPLTCGVDDAGRIVMSTYPERAKTRNAKRDERVSVIVLSDEWDGPWVQVDGVAEVLDAPESVEPLVEYFRNISGEHPDWDEYRAAMVKQGKSIIRVTPERWGPVATGGFPAHLAPGR